A stretch of Kryptolebias marmoratus isolate JLee-2015 linkage group LG24, ASM164957v2, whole genome shotgun sequence DNA encodes these proteins:
- the si:ch73-63e15.2 gene encoding protein strawberry notch homolog 2 isoform X4 → MCDFSPRRAAAVGPMSLMQIWTKLYSQLGRPLPKDLSCIDDLSNSLFSSPADSLSEYADSQTFVSGDNLDTVPTLWDVNTSSTAAPAQSHLEQNGTGRFQNLASLDDITAIISTPPLGGFQAQGTQPPPEEEEDAEEEEAEELGHVDTYAEYKPSKSTVGISHPDIVVETNTLSSVPPPDITYTLAIPQPTIDSGLLSALQLEAIIYACQQHEVILQNNQRAGFLIGDGAGVGKGRTVAGIILENFLKGRKKSLWFSISNDLKFDAERDLKDINAQHIPVHALNKIKYGDTATSEGVLFATYSALIGESQAGGQHRTRIKQILDWCKPDFDGVIIFDECHKAKNATSTKMGKAVLDLQNKLPQARVVYASATGASEPKNMIYMSRLGIWGEGTPFRTFEDFLHAIEKRGVGAMEIVAMDMKVSGMYIARQLSFSGVSFRIEEIGLDSDIREVYNKAAKLWAEALQVFMQAADELGLVSRKSLWGQFWSSHQRFFKYLCIAAKVRSLVELAQKELEAGKCIVIGLQSTGESRTREVLDENDGHLDRFVSAAEGVFQSLVSKHFPSEKQRREKAPGNKRKRKPRGRQAKVPKHTVDSGGVINISDDSSSDSDGMDTDSNSSPDSLQDNDDVIFVHHTSCQSARIEEMKQCLLNKISMLGKELPLNTLDVLIDKFGGPDKVAEMTGRKGRVVRRPDGSVRYESRAEQGSTIDQINIKEKDRFMTGEKLVAIISEAASSGISLQADKRVKNQRRRVHMTLELPWSADRAIQQFGRTHRSNQVTAPEYIFLISELAGERRFASIVAKRLESLGALTHGDRRATESRDLSKYNFENKYGTKALDKVTKAILGHIENKVPPPKGYPGGDARFFQEIKTGMMHVGIICKEPRFGISTEKDCSITKFLNRILGLEVHKQNYLFQYFTDNFDYLIEKDKKEGKYDMGILDLAPGNDEIYEEKQETFLTVGNPQDGQVVLYKITVDRGMPWEEAHAKSLKLSTPDEGFYLSYKLRGNSPCVLLAEQGRGKNFNIYKPNIGKQTQPESLNNLLQRYRKVSPEEAKDSWENQFNFSLKKCSHANWNGKCKKIDEGQECLQGMRLRQYHMLCGALLRVWKRVSDVVSDITNSSILQIVRLKTKQRNKQVGIKIPETCVARVREELLLMNEEVKKRRKEKEQQERMRQLEQENQRLPENQNPVLSQFLVQNPGLVFKQNLNQNALQRTQNGGLSHIDALQQPPHSLPLMSLHRNQSLQRTHNGWPNSPASSGAANQVALPKTVSHGFPQFYNFLSPFHVSKNPSLPLHQAAPSPDLSSSNPLNEILDLTMSSPSPSTDSTDAGPSLDTLPDFNLDLFPGTAPDAQHPSQTQQPLMLQHHHQLAPQQPPPPQNHNHEQDFLEILGLALSPQMPAQKAAPSSSTSSCSSSTSSTSSLSNNPLSLFPIPSSSPSPSSSSSSLFSNAFPASYLLTQSDSAALTNGHASTLDVREALNSMLQSGQDRKSVIQYRQQD, encoded by the exons GACCTGTCCTGCATTGATGACCTCTCGAACTCCCTGTTCTCCTCTCCGGCGGACTCTCTGTCCGAGTATGCCGACTCGCAGACCTTCGTCAGCGGAGACAACCTGGACACTGTCCCCACGCTCTGGGACGTCAACACTAGCAGCACCGCCGCACCAGCACAGAGCCACTTAGAG CAGAATGGCACCGGCAGGTTTCAGAACTTGGCCAGTTTGGATGATATAACCGCTATTATCAGCACTCCGCCTTTAGGAGGATTCCAG GCTCAGGGAACACAGCCGCCGcccgaggaggaagaggatgccgaggaggaagaggctgaGGAGCTGGGACATGTCGACACATACGCCGAGTACAAACCCTCTAAAT CCACGGTAGGAATTTCTCATCCCGACATCGTGGTGGAAACCAACACGCTGTCCAGCGTCCCGCCTCCCGACATCACATACACGTTGGCCATCCCGCAGCCGACCATCGACAGCGGGCTGCTGTCTGCTTTGCAGCTGGAAGCCATCATCTACGCCTGCCAG CAACACGAGGTGATCCTTCAGAACAACCAGAGGGCGGGCTTCCTGATCGGAGACGGGGCCGGCGTCGGGAAGGGCCGCACGGTGGCGGGAATCATCCTGGAGAACTTCCTTAAgggcagaaagaaatcactgtg GTTTAGCATATCCAATGACCTGAAATTCGACGCAGAGCGAGATCTCAAAGACATAAACGCGCAGCATATTCCTGTGCACGCCTTAAACAAG ATAAAGTATGGAGACACAGCTACCTCAGAAGGAGTCTTGTTCGCTACTTACTCTGCGCTGATTGGAGAGAGTCAGGCCGGAGGGCAGCACCGGACGAGAATCAAGCAGATCCTGGACTGGTGCAAGCCGGACTTTGACGGAGtt ATTATTTTCGACGAATGCCACAAAGCCAAGAACGCCACGTCCACCAAAATGGGCAAAGCCGTGCTCGACCTGCAGAACAAGCTGCCACAGGCCAGAGTGGTGTACGCCAGTGCCACAG GTGCCTCTGAGCCAAAGAACATGATTTATATGAGCCGCCTGGGAATCTGGGGCGAGGGCACGCCGTTCAGAACCTTCGAGGACTTCCTGCACGCCATCGAGAAGCG GGGGGTCGGCGCCATGGAGATTGTAGCCATGGACATGAAAGTGAGCGGGATGTACATCGCCAGGCAGCTGAGCTTCTCCGGCGTGTCGTTCCGCATTGAGGAGATCGGACTGGACAGCGACATCCGGGAGGTCTACAACAAAGCTGCCAAACTG TGGGCCGAGGCGCTGCAGGTGTTCATGCAGGCGGCTGACGAGCTGGGCCTGGTCAGCAGGAAGTCCCTGTGGGGACAGTTCTGGTCGTCCCACCAGCGCTTCTTCAAATACCTCTGCATCGCCGCCAAGGTGCGCTCCCTGGTGGAGCTggcccagaaggagctggaggccgGGAAG TGCATCGTCATCGGGCTGCAGTCCACCGGAGAGTCACGCACCAGAGAGGTCCTAGATGAGAACGACGGCCATCTTGACCgatttgtttctgcagcaga GGGAGTTTTCCAGTCTCTTGTATCAAAGCATTTTCCCTCGGAGAAGCAGAGGAGGGAGAAGGCGCCGGGGAACAAGAGAAAAC GAAAGCCCAGAGGTCGTCAGGCCAAGGTGCCCAAGCACACGGTGGACAGCGGCGGCGTGATCAACATCTCCGACGACAGCAGCAGCGACTCGGACGGCATGGACACGGACTCCAACTCGTCGCCCGACTCCCTGCAGGACAACGACGACGTCATCTTCGTCCACCACACCAGCTGCCAGTCAG CCAGGATAGAGGAGATGAAGCAGTGTCTCCTCAATAAGATCTCCATGCTAGGAAAAGAACTACCTCTCAACACGCTGGATGTGCTCATCGATAAGTTTGGGGGACCCGATAAAGTCGCCGAG ATGACGGGCCGTAAAGGCCGCGTGGTGCGACGTCCAGACGGCAGCGTCCGCTATGAGTCGCGGGCCGAGCAGGGCTCCACCATCGATCAGATCAACATCAAGGAGAAGGACCGCTTCATGACCGGAGAGAAG TTGGTGGCCATCATCTCGGAGGCAGCCAGCTCTGGGATTTCCCTGCAGGCGGACAAACGGGTGAAAAACCAGAGGCGCCGGGTCCACATGACCCTGGAGCTGCCGTGGAGTGCAGACAGGGCCATTCAGCAGTTCG GTCGCACCCATCGGTCCAATCAGGTGACAGCTCCAGAGTACATCTTCCTCATCTCAGAGTTGGCCGGAGAGAGACGCTTTGCCTCCATCGTGGCGAAGAGATTGGAGAGTCTG GGTGCACTGACGCACGGAGACAGACGAGCCACCGAATCAAGGGATCTGAGCAAGTACAATTTTGAGAACAAG TACGGCACCAAGGCTCTGGATAAAGTTACCAAAGCGATCCTCGGCCACATCGAGAACAAGGTGCCCCCTCCCAAAGGATACCCCGGCGGCGACGCCAGGTTCTTTCAAG AGATAAAAACCGGGATGATGCACGTGGGCATCATCTGCAAGGAGCCCCGCTTCGGGATCAGCACCGAAAAAG aCTGCAGCATCACCAAGTTCCTGAATCGCATCCTGGGCCTGGAGGTCCACAAGCAGAACTATCTCTTCCAGTACTTCACCGATAACTTCGACTACCTGATTGAGAAGGACAAGAAGGAGGGCAAATACGACATGGGGATCCTGG ACTTGGCTCCCGGTAACGATGAAATTTATGAGGAGAAGCAGGAAACCTTCTTGACGGTGGGAAATCCTCAAGACGGGCAGGTTGTTCTTTATAAG ATCACCGTGGACAGAGGCATGCCGTGGGAGGAGGCGCACGCCAAGTCCCTGAAGCTGAGCACTCCAGATGAGGGCTTCTACCTGTCCTATAAG CTGCGGGGTAACAGTCCGTGCGTGCTGCTGGCCGAGCAGGGCCGAGGTAAGAACTTCAACATCTACAAGCCCAACATCGGCAAGCAGACGCAGCCCGAGAGCCTCAACAACCTGCTGCAGCGATACCGAAAG GTTTCTCCAGAGGAAGCTAAAGACAGCTGGGAGAACCAGTTcaacttttctttaaagaagTGTAGTCACGCCAACTG GAACGGGAAGTGCAAGAAGATCGACGAGGGCCAGGAGTGTCTGCAGGGCATGCGCCTCCGTCAGTATCACATGCTGTGCGGGGCGTTGTTACGGGTGTGGAAGCGGGTGTCCGACGTGGTGTCCGACATCACCAACTCCAGCATCCTGCAGATCGTCCGCCTCAAAACCAAGCAGCGCAACAAGCAAGTTG GCATCAAGATCCCGGAGACCTGCGTGGCCCGCGTGCGCGAGGAGCTGCTGCTAATGAAcgaggaggtgaagaagaggcggaaggagaaggagcagcaggagcgCATGCGtcagctggagcaggagaacCAGCGCCTCCCGGAAAACCAGAACCCCGTGCTCAGCCAGTTCCTGGTCCAGAATCCGGGCCTTGTCTTCAAacagaacctgaaccagaacgCCCTGCAGAGGACTCAGAACGGGGGCCTGTCCCATATAGACGCTCTGCAGCAGCCCCCCCACAGTTTGCCCCTCATGTCCCTGCACAGGAACCAATCCCTTCAAAGGACCCACAACGGCTGGCCCAACAGCCCCGCCTCCTCCGGCGCCGCCAACCAGGTCGCTCTGCCCAAAACCGTCAGCCATGGTTTCCCTCAGTTCTACAACTTCCTGTCTCCGTTTCACGTATCCAAGAACCCGTCCCTCCCGCTCCACCAGGCCGCGCCGTCTCCCGACTTGTCTTCCAGCAACCCCCTGAACGAGATCCTGGACCTGACCATGAGCTCGCCGTCCCCCTCCACAGACAGCACAGACGCCGGGCCGAGCCTGGACACCCTGCCGGACTTCAACCTGGATCTGTTCCCCGGGACCGCCCCTGACGCCCAGCACCCATCGCAGACACAGCAGCCCCTGATGCTCCAGCACCACCACCAGCTGGCCCCCcagcagccgccgccgccgcagaACCACAACCACGAGCAGGACTTTCTGGAGATCCTCGGCTTGGCGCTGTCTCCCCAGATGCCCGCGCAGAAAGCCGCCCCTTCGTCGTcgacctcctcctgctcctcctccacgTCCTCCACCTCGTCCCTGTCAAACAACCCGCTGTCCCTCTTCCCCATCCCGTCCTCGTCGCCCTCGCCgtcgtcgtcgtcgtcctcACTGTTTTCCAACGCTTTCCCCGCGTCCTACCTCCTCACACAGTCAGACTCGGCCGCTCTAACCAACGGCCACGCCAGCACTCTGGACGTGCGCGAGGCCCTGAACAGCATGCTGCAGAGCGGGCAGGACCGCAAGTCCGTCATCCAGTACCGCCAGCAGGACTAA